In Quercus robur chromosome 11, dhQueRobu3.1, whole genome shotgun sequence, the following proteins share a genomic window:
- the LOC126707119 gene encoding probable inactive chitinase-like protein LaCIC, with protein sequence MKMRFCALVIFSLLFSSFQGGLAEQCGTQAGGALCPDGLCCSQYGWCGTTADYCDNGCQSQCSGGDDGGGDSGGGGSGGEGGGDIGSIISRDDFDQLLPYRNDAACPAKNFYTYDAFIEAANSFPGFGTTGDTDIRKREIAAFLGQTSHETTGGWATAPGGPYSWGYCFVREINGGSYCAANPNYPCASGQEYYGRGPIQISWNYNYGQCGEALELDLLNNPDLVATDPVISFKTAIWFWMTPQSPKPSCHDVIIGNWNPSSADVAAGRLLGYGTTTNIINGGLECGQGSNAQVEDRIGFYKRYCDFFGVGYGDNLDCYNQSPFGNGLLVDTM encoded by the exons atgaAAATGAGGTTTTGTGCTTTGGTAATTTTCTCTTTGTTGTTCTCCTCATTCCAAGGAGGCTTAGCTGAGCAATGTGGCACGCAAGCAGGGGGTGCTCTTTGCCCAGATGGGTTGTGCTGCAGCCAGTATGGCTGGTGTGGCACCACAGCTGATTATTGTGACAATGGTTGTCAAAGCCAATGTAGCGGTGGTGATGATGGTGGCGGTGACAGTGGCGGTGGTGGCAGTGGTGGTGAAGGAGGAGGAGATATTGGTAGTATAATTTCAAGGGATGATTTTGATCAGCTACTACCGTATCGTAATGATGCTGCCTGCCCTGCTAAGAATTTCTACACTTATGATGCTTTCATAGAAGCTGCAAATTCCTTTCCTGGCTTTGGCACAACTGGGGACACTGACATTCGTAAAAGAGAGATAGCTGCTTTCTTAGGCCAAACTTCACACGAAACTACCG GGGGATGGGCAACTGCACCTGGTGGCCCATACTCTTGGGGGTATTGCTTTGTTAGGGAAATAAATGGTGGATCATACTGTGCAGCGAATCCCAATTATCCTTGTGCTTCTGGTCAAGAATATTATGGCCGTGGTCCTATCCAAATTTCATG GAACTATAACTATGGGCAGTGTGGAGAAGCCTTAGAGTTGGATCTATTGAACAACCCAGACCTTGTGGCCACTGATCCAGTTATTTCATTTAAGACAGCAATTTGGTTCTGGATGACTCCACAGTCACCAAAGCCATCGTGCCATGATGTAATTATCGGAAATTGGAACCCGTCTAGTGCTGACGTTGCAGCTGGTCGGCTTCTCGGCTATGGTACCACCACAAACATCATCAATGGTGGCCTTGAGTGTGGTCAAGGTTCGAATGCTCAGGTGGAGGATCGCATTGGATTCTATAAGAGGTATTGTGACTTTTTTGGAGTTGGCTATGGTGACAACCTTGATTGCTACAACCAAAGCCCTTTTGGAAATGGGTTGTTGGTGGACACTATGTAA